One Tenrec ecaudatus isolate mTenEca1 chromosome 12, mTenEca1.hap1, whole genome shotgun sequence DNA segment encodes these proteins:
- the LOC142462356 gene encoding spermidine synthase: protein MESSPASPAAPGPAAIREGWFRETCSLWPGQALSLQVEQLLHHQRSRYQDILVFRSKTYGNVLVLDGVIQCTERDEFSYQEMIANLPLCSHPNPRKVLIIGGGDGGVLREVVKHPSVEAVVQCEIDEDVIQVSKKFLPGMAVGYSSPKLTLHVGDGFEFMKQNQDAFDVIITDSSDPMGPAESLFKESYYQLMKTALKEDGILCCQGECQWLHLDLIKEMRQFCKSLFPVVAYAYCTIPTYPGGQIGFMLCSKNPSTDFRAPVQPLTQAQVEQRQLKYYNADVHRAAFVLPEFARKALNDVS from the coding sequence atgGAGTCCAGCCCGGCCAGCCCCGCCGCCCCCGGCCCCGCTGCTATCCGCGAGGGCTGGTTCCGCGAGACCTGCAGCCTGTGGCCCGGCCAGGCCCTGTCGCTGCAGGTGGAGCAGCTGCTGCACCACCAGCGCTCGCGGTACCAGGACATCCTTGTCTTCCGCAGTAAGACCTACGGCAACGTGCTGGTGCTGGACGGCGTCATCCAGTGCACGGAGAGGGACGAGTTCTCCTACCAGGAGATGATCGCCAACCTGCCCCTCTGCAGCCACCCCAACCCACGCAAGGTGCTGATCatcgggggtggggatggaggcgtCCTGCGGGAAGTCGTGAAGCACCCCTCCGTGGAGGCCGTGGTCCAGTGTGAGATTGACGAGGATGTCATCCAGGTCTCTAAGAAGTTCCTACCGGGCATGGCTGTGGGCTACTCCAGCCCGAAACTGACCCTCCACGTCGGCGACGGTTTCGAGTTCATGAAGCAGAACCAGGATGCCTTTGACGTCATCATCACGGACTCCTCGGACCCCATGGGCCCTGCAGAGAGCCTCTTCAAGGAGTCCTACTACCAGCTCATGAAGACGGCGCTCAAGGAGGACGGCATTCTCTGTTGCCAAGGCGAGTGCCAGTGGCTGCACCTGGACTTGATCAAGGAGATGCGGCAGTTCTGTAAGTCCCTCTTCCCCGTGGTGGCGTACGCCTACTGCACCATCCCCACCTACCCCGGCGGCCAGATCGGCTTCATGCTGTGCAGCAAGAACCCCAGCACCGACTTCCGGGCGCCGGTGCAGCCGCTGACGCAGGCGCAGGTGGAGCAGCGGCAGCTGAAGTACTACAACGCGGACGTGCACCGCGCAGCCTTCGTGCTGCCCGAGTTTGCCCGCAAGGCCCTGAATGATGTGAGCTGA